One Cryobacterium psychrophilum DNA segment encodes these proteins:
- a CDS encoding putative hydro-lyase, producing MRLPGIPSAPERAALTPAEARALFRDGLATPTAGWSSGFTQANLIIVPREQAFDVLLFAQRNPKSCPILGVIEAGATSGPLLADGDIRTDVGRYMVYENGVLVAEPTDLHDWWRPDLVTFIVGCSFTFEAALQHEGIPIAHIEEGSNVPMYRTNVRCAPAGEMSGPLVVSMRPIAADRIADAVRITAQYPAVHGDPVHVGDPAALGIRDLARPDFGDAVTVPAGHVPVFWACGVTPQAAVMESRPPLAIGHAPGHMLITDARDSDYLVP from the coding sequence ATGAGGCTGCCCGGGATCCCGAGTGCTCCCGAGCGGGCGGCGCTCACGCCCGCCGAGGCGCGAGCGCTGTTCCGGGACGGCCTGGCCACACCGACCGCGGGCTGGTCCAGCGGGTTCACGCAGGCCAACCTCATCATCGTGCCGCGCGAGCAGGCCTTCGACGTGCTGCTCTTTGCCCAGCGGAATCCGAAGTCCTGCCCCATCCTCGGCGTGATCGAGGCCGGTGCGACGAGCGGTCCCCTGCTCGCGGACGGCGATATCCGCACCGATGTGGGTCGCTACATGGTGTACGAGAACGGTGTTCTCGTGGCGGAGCCGACGGACCTTCACGACTGGTGGCGCCCCGATCTCGTGACCTTCATCGTGGGCTGCAGCTTCACCTTTGAGGCGGCTCTCCAGCACGAGGGCATCCCCATCGCGCACATCGAGGAGGGCAGCAACGTGCCCATGTACCGCACCAATGTGCGTTGCGCGCCGGCCGGAGAAATGTCCGGCCCGCTCGTCGTCTCCATGCGGCCGATCGCCGCTGATCGGATAGCCGATGCCGTGCGGATCACCGCGCAGTACCCCGCGGTTCATGGCGACCCCGTGCACGTGGGTGACCCGGCCGCGCTGGGCATCCGTGACCTGGCGCGCCCAGACTTCGGCGACGCCGTGACGGTGCCGGCTGGGCACGTGCCCGTCTTCTGGGCGTGCGGGGTCACCCCGCAGGCGGCCGTCATGGAATCGCGTCCGCCGCTGGCGATCGGCCACGCCCCCGGTCACATGCTCATCACGGACGCGCGCGACTCTGACTACCTCGTTCCTTAG
- a CDS encoding GntR family transcriptional regulator, whose protein sequence is MTLDEILPDLRRATADDRHAETGIWAASVLRERISAGQLAPGAKLSEHVLCDVLGVSRNTLREAFATLAGEHVVTRIPNRGVFVTLPSVDDVREIYRVRRFLEPAALMWCTDERTDALHSAIARARVARAKGSVPGMAGANQEFHAGVVALARSERLNGQMAQVLAEMRLVFHSMVADPGFHAPYIEENARILERFEAGDRAESAALMVSYLHRAEEQLLAARAHG, encoded by the coding sequence ATGACCCTCGACGAGATCCTCCCCGACCTGCGTCGGGCGACCGCCGATGATCGACATGCCGAAACGGGAATATGGGCGGCGTCGGTGCTGCGCGAGCGGATCTCCGCCGGGCAGTTGGCGCCGGGCGCGAAGCTTTCCGAGCACGTCCTGTGCGACGTGCTGGGTGTTTCCCGCAACACCTTGCGCGAGGCGTTCGCCACACTCGCCGGCGAACATGTGGTCACCCGCATTCCCAACCGTGGCGTTTTCGTCACGCTGCCCTCGGTCGATGACGTTCGCGAGATCTATCGGGTGCGCCGTTTTCTCGAGCCGGCCGCGCTCATGTGGTGCACCGATGAGAGAACGGATGCCCTCCACTCGGCCATCGCTCGTGCTCGCGTCGCACGCGCCAAGGGCTCCGTGCCGGGGATGGCCGGCGCCAACCAGGAATTCCACGCCGGTGTCGTCGCCCTCGCCCGCAGCGAGCGCCTCAACGGACAGATGGCACAGGTGCTCGCGGAGATGCGACTCGTGTTCCACTCCATGGTCGCCGATCCGGGTTTCCACGCGCCGTATATCGAAGAGAATGCCCGCATTCTCGAGCGCTTTGAGGCCGGCGACCGGGCCGAGTCTGCGGCACTGATGGTCAGCTATCTGCACCGCGCCGAAGAGCAGCTCCTTGCTGCTCGCGCCCACGGCTGA
- a CDS encoding acetyl/propionyl/methylcrotonyl-CoA carboxylase subunit alpha: protein MQKVLIANRGEIAVRIIRACDDAGLSSVAVYADVDADALHVGLATAAYALGGDSPADSYLNVEKLLAIAARAGADALHPGYGFLSENAEFAQAVVDAGLIWIGPSPESIRILGNKVSAREIAVRVGAPLVAGSEGHLKTAAEVRTFAEEHGLPLAIKAAFGGGGRGMKVVWEMDAIEEAFDAAVRESVAAFGRGECYVERFLHKPRHVEAQILADGRGTVVVVGTRDCSLQRRNQKLVEEAPAPFLTPAQRDQIYTSAKAICLEANYVGAGTVEYLLADDGTISFLEVNTRLQVEHPITEETSGVDLVLAQLQIAAGGPLPVLEDPLPRGHAFEFRINAEDPGRGFLPAPGTVATFVVPTGPGVRVDAGVRAGGTVPAQFDSLLGKLIVTGADRQQALRRARRALAEFEITGLPTVLPFHRAVVATPAFTGLDRLGVHTSWIETEFAAQLAIDPDLTPATPSAARRTITIEVDGKRLALGLPETLLAGLAGGGTAAAAPVAEEASPAELRSTMAGTVVKWLADEGATVAEGEPLLILEAMKMESTVLAHRSGTLSVLHVVAGDSVAVNVVVAAIEA, encoded by the coding sequence GTGCAGAAAGTACTGATTGCCAACCGCGGCGAGATCGCCGTGCGCATCATCCGGGCCTGCGATGACGCTGGCCTGTCGTCCGTGGCCGTCTACGCCGACGTCGACGCCGACGCTCTGCACGTGGGCCTCGCCACGGCGGCATACGCCCTGGGCGGCGACAGCCCCGCCGACAGCTACCTCAATGTGGAGAAGCTCCTCGCGATCGCCGCGCGTGCCGGGGCTGACGCGCTTCACCCCGGCTACGGTTTTCTCTCCGAAAATGCCGAGTTCGCGCAGGCGGTCGTCGATGCCGGGCTGATCTGGATTGGGCCGAGCCCCGAGAGTATCCGGATTCTCGGCAACAAGGTGTCGGCACGCGAAATTGCGGTGCGCGTGGGTGCCCCCCTCGTGGCCGGCTCGGAGGGTCACCTCAAGACTGCGGCGGAGGTGCGCACCTTCGCCGAGGAGCACGGACTGCCCCTGGCCATCAAGGCGGCGTTCGGCGGCGGTGGCCGTGGCATGAAGGTCGTCTGGGAAATGGATGCGATTGAGGAGGCCTTCGACGCGGCCGTGCGCGAAAGCGTCGCCGCCTTCGGTCGTGGCGAATGCTACGTGGAACGGTTCCTGCACAAGCCACGGCACGTGGAGGCGCAGATCCTCGCCGACGGGCGCGGCACCGTCGTCGTCGTCGGTACCCGGGACTGCTCGCTGCAGCGCCGCAACCAGAAGCTCGTCGAGGAGGCACCAGCCCCCTTCCTGACCCCCGCCCAGCGTGACCAGATTTACACATCGGCGAAGGCCATCTGCCTCGAGGCCAACTATGTCGGCGCTGGCACGGTGGAATACCTGCTTGCCGACGACGGCACGATCTCCTTCCTCGAGGTGAACACCCGGTTGCAGGTGGAACACCCCATCACGGAGGAGACGTCCGGCGTCGACCTGGTGCTCGCACAGCTGCAGATCGCGGCGGGCGGCCCGCTTCCGGTGCTGGAAGACCCGCTGCCGCGCGGGCATGCGTTCGAATTTCGGATCAACGCCGAAGACCCGGGCCGTGGTTTCCTGCCCGCCCCCGGAACCGTGGCGACCTTCGTCGTGCCGACAGGACCGGGTGTTCGCGTTGATGCCGGCGTGCGTGCCGGTGGAACGGTGCCGGCACAGTTCGACTCGCTGCTCGGGAAACTGATCGTGACCGGCGCCGACCGCCAGCAGGCGCTGCGGCGTGCACGACGGGCGCTCGCCGAATTCGAGATCACGGGACTGCCGACCGTTCTGCCCTTCCACCGTGCCGTCGTCGCCACGCCGGCGTTCACGGGCCTCGACCGGCTGGGGGTGCACACGAGTTGGATTGAAACCGAGTTCGCCGCACAGCTCGCCATCGACCCCGACCTCACGCCGGCCACCCCGTCGGCTGCCCGGCGCACCATCACGATCGAGGTCGACGGTAAGCGGCTGGCCCTCGGGCTGCCGGAGACCCTGCTCGCCGGGCTCGCCGGCGGCGGCACCGCAGCGGCCGCACCCGTGGCCGAAGAGGCCAGTCCGGCCGAGCTGCGCTCGACGATGGCCGGAACCGTAGTGAAATGGCTGGCCGACGAGGGCGCGACCGTGGCCGAGGGCGAACCGCTGCTCATCCTGGAGGCCATGAAAATGGAATCAACGGTGCTCGCCCACCGCTCCGGCACGTTGTCCGTCCTGCACGTCGTGGCCGGCGATTCCGTTGCCGTCAACGTCGTGGTCGCCGCCATCGAGGCCTGA
- a CDS encoding LamB/YcsF family protein, translated as MPSIDLNSDVGESFGIWTFGDDAAIIASVSSINVACGFHAGDPSTIRATCAAAATARVTVGAHPGYRDLSGFGRRFIEMNAVDLSNDVVYQVGAMQALARAAGTEVRYVKPHGALYNAIVHHPEQALAVVEAVLAVDPSLPVMVLPNSEIERAARAAGLRTVAEGFADRAYNPDGTLVSRRLPGAVLHSVAAVTEQVLRLAGDHQVLAIDGTLIDMEVESICLHGDTPDSVVLAAAVRSAIVGSGITIESFV; from the coding sequence GCGACGACGCCGCGATTATCGCGTCGGTGTCGAGTATTAACGTGGCCTGCGGATTCCACGCCGGCGACCCGAGCACCATCCGTGCCACGTGCGCGGCGGCGGCCACCGCCCGCGTCACGGTGGGCGCCCACCCGGGCTACCGGGACCTGTCCGGTTTTGGTCGGCGCTTCATCGAAATGAATGCCGTCGACCTCAGCAACGATGTGGTCTACCAGGTCGGTGCCATGCAGGCCCTCGCCAGGGCCGCCGGTACCGAGGTGCGGTATGTGAAGCCGCACGGCGCCCTCTACAACGCCATTGTGCACCACCCCGAGCAGGCTCTCGCCGTGGTCGAGGCCGTGCTCGCCGTGGACCCGTCCCTGCCGGTGATGGTGTTGCCGAACTCGGAGATCGAGCGCGCCGCGCGCGCCGCTGGCCTGCGCACCGTGGCCGAGGGCTTCGCCGATCGCGCCTACAACCCCGACGGCACGCTCGTGTCGCGCAGGCTCCCCGGCGCCGTGCTGCACTCCGTTGCCGCCGTCACCGAGCAGGTATTGCGACTGGCGGGTGACCACCAGGTGTTGGCCATCGACGGCACCCTCATCGACATGGAGGTCGAAAGTATCTGCTTGCACGGTGATACCCCCGATTCCGTGGTTCTCGCCGCAGCTGTGCGTTCCGCCATCGTTGGCTCCGGCATCACCATCGAAAGCTTCGTGTAG
- a CDS encoding 5-oxoprolinase/urea amidolyase family protein — protein sequence MLSPSRSVRPVGDRAFLVQFATLGEVLSMYEALVEHPLEGQVDVVAAAETVLVTANSAAAARRWPALLRAIDASRPTTGDDMLVTIDVVYDGEDLDEVAELTGLGRDGVIAAHTSQHWTAAFGGFAPGFAYLVGDDRLLVPRRRTPRHAVPAGSVALADAYSAVYPRVSPGGWQLIGRTDAEMWSLDREQPALVQPGNRVQFRAVRDVVAADTAVSTPTLSGTSSDSAAGTAGLVVVQPGLQTTVQDLGRPGLANLGVAGAGALDRGAVRRSNRLAGNPATAAVLENALGGLVLEARSDQVLAVTGASVSVEVTGGTHLARRVPTDAPFALHAGERMTLGTPEWGVRSYVAVRGGFDVPEVLGSRSTDSMSGLGPVPLRAGTELSVALAPPTSVVGAPEPTPQPPAEVTDLRFVLGPRDDWFSSETLAAFTAGTYTVTAQSNRIGLRLDGLSLTRSRAGELPSEGTVSGAIQLPASGLPVLFLADHPVTGGYPVLGVVLHADLDLAAQLGTGAQIRFVPVSLPVTSSSSSPAGADSPVPPATRITPAADTASGTIASATTTPNES from the coding sequence ATGTTGTCACCGAGTCGATCCGTCCGTCCCGTCGGCGACCGCGCTTTTCTTGTGCAGTTCGCCACGCTCGGCGAAGTATTGAGCATGTATGAGGCCCTGGTGGAGCATCCGCTTGAGGGTCAGGTAGACGTGGTGGCGGCGGCCGAGACTGTGCTCGTGACGGCGAATTCGGCCGCCGCGGCGCGCCGGTGGCCTGCCCTGCTGCGGGCCATCGACGCGAGCCGCCCCACGACCGGTGACGACATGCTCGTCACGATCGACGTCGTCTACGACGGTGAAGACCTCGACGAGGTCGCCGAGCTCACCGGACTCGGCCGGGACGGCGTGATTGCTGCCCACACCTCGCAACACTGGACCGCCGCGTTCGGCGGCTTCGCCCCGGGGTTCGCGTACCTCGTCGGTGATGACCGACTGCTCGTGCCTCGGCGACGCACGCCGCGGCACGCGGTTCCCGCGGGGTCTGTCGCCCTCGCCGACGCGTACTCGGCGGTGTATCCGCGTGTCTCGCCGGGTGGTTGGCAGCTCATCGGACGCACGGATGCCGAGATGTGGAGCCTCGACCGTGAGCAGCCGGCGCTTGTGCAGCCGGGAAACCGGGTGCAGTTTCGCGCCGTTCGTGACGTCGTCGCTGCCGACACCGCAGTGTCGACACCGACGCTGAGCGGCACGTCCTCCGACTCGGCCGCAGGAACCGCCGGTCTCGTCGTGGTGCAGCCGGGGTTGCAGACCACCGTGCAGGACCTCGGACGCCCTGGCCTGGCCAACCTCGGTGTCGCCGGCGCGGGCGCGCTCGACCGTGGCGCCGTGCGGCGCTCCAACAGACTCGCCGGAAACCCGGCCACGGCCGCCGTCCTGGAAAATGCCCTCGGAGGACTCGTGCTCGAGGCGCGGAGCGACCAGGTGCTCGCGGTCACCGGGGCGAGCGTGTCGGTCGAGGTCACCGGCGGTACACACCTCGCGCGCCGGGTGCCGACCGACGCCCCCTTCGCCCTGCACGCCGGAGAACGGATGACACTGGGCACGCCGGAGTGGGGCGTGCGCAGCTACGTCGCGGTGCGCGGCGGCTTCGACGTGCCCGAAGTGCTCGGCAGCAGGTCCACCGACTCCATGTCGGGACTCGGACCCGTTCCGCTGCGCGCCGGCACCGAGCTGAGCGTTGCGCTCGCGCCGCCCACGAGCGTGGTTGGGGCTCCCGAGCCGACACCGCAGCCGCCCGCCGAGGTGACCGATCTGCGCTTCGTCCTCGGCCCGCGCGACGATTGGTTCAGTTCGGAGACGCTCGCCGCCTTCACCGCGGGTACCTACACGGTCACGGCGCAGTCCAACCGCATTGGCCTGCGACTCGACGGGCTGTCCCTCACCCGGTCACGTGCGGGGGAGCTGCCCAGCGAGGGAACCGTGTCCGGGGCGATTCAGCTTCCGGCTTCGGGACTACCGGTGCTGTTTCTTGCTGATCACCCGGTGACCGGAGGTTACCCCGTGCTCGGTGTCGTGCTGCACGCCGATCTTGACCTCGCCGCCCAGCTCGGAACCGGAGCCCAGATCCGCTTCGTGCCTGTTTCCCTGCCCGTCACCTCGTCCTCTTCATCTCCGGCCGGCGCCGACTCCCCGGTGCCACCCGCCACGAGAATCACCCCAGCCGCCGATACGGCGTCCGGCACCATCGCATCCGCTACCACCACCCCGAACGAGAGCTGA